The following nucleotide sequence is from Trifolium pratense cultivar HEN17-A07 linkage group LG2, ARS_RC_1.1, whole genome shotgun sequence.
TGCGCATCACAACAACGACAATGACCACAATTGTAACTACTACATCCGCAACTTCAttttaaaaccataattttaattatatagtattttcattgaatatatataaagtGTATTTATATTTAGTTTGAATAAGCATTCTTCTTATATAGTAATACTATTTTATAACTGATCAATATTTTAGACCAGAGAAGAAAATATAATCTTGCAGTGATTAATCATCGATCATGTAGTATTATTTTTAGAgcatatatattattaacaagatatcttgaataattgataattaattaatatacataTCATGGAAGTCCAtatctaaaaataatttttatttttatagagataaaaattttttttaactcttttataaatatatttttacccgtgcttggcacgggtccggatactagtacTGTACTAAAACGGTTATATTGATGCACAGAGGTATTGTTTGGAACGTTTACACATTTAATGTatgattattaaaatataataatggtAATAAACCAATTACAAGgaacttgaaaaaaataaattgaagcgACAACTCACTTATTACATGGCACAAACCgtcacaaataaataaataaataaaaatatgagttAATATGATgagttaatatattatttacttCACCAATCACCATTTttagcaaaagaaaaagatcaCGGCAACTTTCACATAAGTTACACGTTCAGGTGATTAAAAACATggaattaattttgtcaaaaaaaaacatggaattaattttttttaaaacgtaGAATTAATTAtcttaaaagtaacaaaaacGTTTTCCATACAATTTACATACTCCAAGAGgttcaaaaataatatatttttaaccaagtcattgggctcaagtggttaatgagcttcaccaaaaaggTCGGATTTCGTGAGAACCCGAGGTCGTATTTTAGCAcccaaaaaatttgattttaaaatagaaagactatttttgcaagtaagccttttgttttggtttttctttttggttaaTTTGTTTTGGTTAAATTGCATGTTTGAtttcttacatttattttaagttttaatttggtctcatatatttaaaaagttttaagctCGTCTATTACATTACAAACGTTACAATAAGTTAGTCCACTTAGTCAAGTTTCTGTTTATATCGTCCACGTAGATAACTTAATTAAGGTGTGCCAGATGAAAGTTTTTGACggaattaactcaaaatttgatgacaaagacaAACCTATATACTAATATCAGTAATGTAAAGGAcaaacttgtaaaaaaaaaaaaatgtaaaggacaaacataaaaatttattataattatttataacaaATGACATTGACCACACTAATCAAAAGTTCCGGATCCGTCCCTGCAACAAATGTCATGTTAATCACTCAATGACGCAAGGatctaaaataatttgtttcattgatcataataaaaatatttacatatttatttttttaatagagaagaaaattaaaattattttttaaaattacactCATAAATATTTGAgtatcaattatatatatatatatatatatatatatatatatatataaatccgtTCTACGGACCACCTAATCTGTTTCGGAAGTCATTTTTGGCATGGTTTCATCCCTCCCTCGATTACAGTATGAAAAATCGAACTGTGAATTGTgatataataatgaaaaatattttatagtagTATGCATCAACATgaggaaaaaaaagtaaaagagtATAATATTACGTTTCGAATAATTATGAGTATAaagtattattaaaatatttaaatgttataatatatttttttaatgactaGAGCTTTGACCATACACATTGAACGTAATAATGAATCcttttatacaaaaataatataaatgaaatattaaatCACTAATATGGTTTTTAAAGAATTATTAAAAACAATCAAGAAATAAATGAGTTTCCATAAAATGGTAATTGATCTTGTCTATAAATTCAGGCATACTTGCATAAATCAGTCATTCAAAAATTCTACAACAATATCTTACATATaatctaaattaatattatggGGAAGAAGTGTATTTCTCTTTCGATGGTTGTGATGCTTTTAGGCATGCTAGTAACAACAATGGATGCAAGTCAAATTGATGACGTCAGCTGTTCTGAGGCTCTTTTGTCCTTGTTGCCATGTTTGCCTTTTTTGCAGGGAAGTGGCCCTGATACACCACCCAGCAATTGTTGCGCAGGAGCAAATAATTTAAATCAAAAAGCCGCCACCACTGAAATTCGAAGGAATATCTGTAATTGTCTCAAACCTGCTGCATCAAGATTTGGAGTTAACTCTGACAGATCAAAACAATTGCCACAACTTTGTAACATCAGTCTTTCAGTTTCATTTGATCCTAGCATTGATTGCAACTCGTAAGTTTGTCTTCTTATTTTCTAGCTAAATAACACATACACCCATATAGATTTTTATATTGTCAAATGTTACTCGTAAATATTACGTTCATAAGGACATTTGTATTGttctaaccttttttttttctttcaaatttgtACAGGGTTCCATGATACTACAATATGAGGCATGTTAATCTTAAAGAAATCTTGAAGATTTAACAAGataattatatatgtattaaTAAGCAAAGTGGAAAATTGTATCgactatttattattatttgtttttacaatTGAGGTGCTAGCTCGGTAAAAAGAGCTTAGCCTTGTAGCCTCATATGGTGGTAAGTTCAAATTCCTTTGAGACAGTTGTATAATATATTAGTGCCACTTTGATTAAAGAAATCTTAcattttccaattttattttcGTGAAAAATGCACTTTTTCATGAATTAAatcatagaaaaaaaattataaataaagcgcgatttttttttggattaaataAAGTGCTATTTAAATCTAagtaaaaaagttaaaattcaCTTAAACAAGTGAAAATTAGTTTTAACATAGacataaaattatcaaaataatttttaattatttgaattaatttctctaatttttctatacttttataatttttaaatcaatcctattttttatttgattttttttaaaacaacaataTTATTACTCAAATTCAAAGAAATATATATCTGTAATTGTCTCAAACATACTGCAATAAGTTTTGGTATTCACTCTGATAGATCAAAACAATTGACACTCATTTGATCCTAACATTGattgcaactcatttgccagATGTTAAATATTACATTACTTTGttaattgtttctttttaaaTGGAATTAGTTAAaatcatgatatatatatatatcctaatCACCTAAAGTTTATGGTGGGGGCGAATCGAACATAAAGTTTAGTGTGATACACACGCTTTGGAATTTGTGCAATATGTTCATCATGtcgttcatcatcttcttctagtTCGGGTATTTGCAGTAGTCCCCCAACAAATGAtctaacatgtttttttttttgttacaattaaaatgatggttttgttgttttaatatttttagtgaTATTTTCCTTGAAAAAATAAGTGATATTGTTGTAGGGTAGTAAGTAAAAATTGTCTTCAAACTTGTTTGATACTTTACTACAAATGAATAAcaaaagccactaggtttggtctagtggtgaggggtttggatagtatgttataggtcttgggttcgatccctagctgattataaacaaaaaaaaaattacaaaaaaaaattagtttgtaaaaaaaaaaaaattagtacatATAAATATGGTATTAtgaaatgtaccaaaaaaaaaatggtattatGAATAATAACATAACATAGTGGAAATGCactcaaagatatatatatattcacataAATTGTCGCTTTTCATCGACATTCTTGAGCATCAAAGATgcaacaaagacaaaaatagaagtccctcttttattcttttatcctaattcacatgaaaaaattgtcatatctacgttaagaaataaaaaaaataaaaaataagaaaaaagttagaaaacaaacattatatcaattaaaataagGATGTCTAAAATTTTTACACAATATGTAAGAGTAAcataattaataagtttttttttttgacagtaaaaggcttatctcatttcattcataataatatcgTAAATACATGTAGGAATATCGATAAAATTATGGAAACTAGCTAACGATGTAGCCGCCCCGGCAAGCCTATGAGCAACTTCATTTGCTTGTCTCCGGATGAACTTAACATGAGAGTTCACAAGAGTAGAAGCTAAAATAGTTCTACAATCACCTAAGATAGCTCCAAGATCAGAAAAATAGGTTCTTTTGCTATAAAGACTATCTACTACCCGTTTGCAATCCATCTCAAAGTCTATGTCGTGTAATTGTAGGTCCACCGCCCATTTTAAAGCCTGTAACAAACCAATGGCTTCTCCATGCTCCACATCAAGAATAGGCTCTACCCATTGTGTTCTGGCAGCCACAAACCTTCCATGGTCATCCCTCATACACATACCAATACCCACTTTGTTATGAGTAAGGGAAAAAGAAGCATCTACATTGCACTTGTACCTTCCATGACTTGGCTTGACCCAAATCATCTTCTGCGGGACTGTCTGAACAGTGTTGGTTAGAGAGCGGATCTGTTGTGCATCGCGCCAGCTTGTTATTAAATGTCTAGCTCGTTCTACCACAGTTTGGTCGGAGTCGGTGATATTATCCCATACTTGATTATTTCTGCGCTTCCATATACTCCACACCATCACACTAAAGAATTCTTGTTGATCTTTGTCTAGCCTGTGCAAAATTGAGAACAGATTatcatcaatattattattagtattcaGACCTGCATTTACATGATTCCATAGCCCTGCTCGCTGCCAACAACGCCTACTTGTCATACACATAAACAGCACATGCAAGATGTCTTCTTCTGCGTCGTTACAAATAGCACATTGCACCGGACATTGTACACCGCGGCTATTTAGTCTCTTGCGCGTTGGTAATACGTTCCGACCTATACGCCAAAGAAGGTTCTTCACTTTTGGTGGAATTTTCGCGCGCCAGATCTGATTCCAAAAGCCAGCAACGCCGTATCTGTCGTGACTGCCTCTAATGTTAACACAATATTTGTAAGCGCTGCGTACGGAGTAATTGTCATCTTGTTCCATCTTCCACACTAATTTGTCGTCACACACTGAAGCAAAGAGAGGGGTCTGCATAATTTTCCTGACAATACTACTATCAAATATGTCACATATTTTGGCAAAGTCCCATGATTTTGAGTATGGCAACATGAGATCTTTTACTGTTGTAATATCACCAACATGCTGCATATCAGAATGTATGGGAATTGACATGCCTTCCTTGAGCCAATTTTGCTCCCAAATACTTATGTTCTCTCCGGTACCAATGCTCCACTTACATCCTCCTTGGACAACTGACTTAGAACTCCATATACTCCTCCAAACATAACTTGGATTATGGCCAATGCTTGAGtcaaaaaaatcacatttaggGAAGTATCTAGCTTTGAGAAGTTTAGTGATTAAACTGCTTGGTTTTGTGACTAAATTCCAGGCTTGTTTACCTAGCATGGCAATGTTGAATGCTTGAAGGTTTTTGAAGCCCATACCTCCATAATCTTTGCTTACCGAGAGGCGTTCCCAAGAGAGCCAGTGTAATCCGCGGCCATTGTTACCACTATGACCCCACCAAAACGAGTTGAgcattttttctatttcatcAATAAGAGTACTTGGAAGAAGAAAGATGCTCATCACATAAGTCGGAATGGATTGTAAAATAGATTTAATCATAATTTCCCTGCCTGCTTGAGAGAGGTGTCGACTACTCCAAGAATTTATCTTCCTCCAAATTCTATCCTTGATAAATTTGAAAGTTGATTTTTTACTCCTACCAATCATGGAAGGTAAACCAAGATACTTACCAGTACCAAGCACTTGAGTCACTCCGAGTTGATTAGCAATAGCTTCACGCACTTCAGCGAGGACATTTCTACTGCAATAGAATTCAGACTTCTGGAGGTTGATGGCTTGTCCAGATGCTGCTTCATAAACAGAGAGAATATTCTTTAAAACAGTTGCCTCATTGATAGTTGCTTTGAagaataagaaacaatcatccGCGAAGAGAAGATGAGATATAACAGGCGCATTTCTACAGATCTTGATACCGTGTAAATCCCCTCTATTCTCAGCTTGTCGGATAAGCGCTGACAACCCTTCTGCGCAAATAATGAACAGATACGGCGATAACGGGTCGCCTTGCCGTAACCCTCTGCCAGG
It contains:
- the LOC123904366 gene encoding uncharacterized protein LOC123904366, whose translation is MIPYQKLLKGEATSIQAEEGVPKKRPRNENEMLNQDMQVDEEITATRDLHTRPARKNESSQLELSGIREPEYIDRESRGGGVAILWKKSLKCQIMNYSLNHIDIEVNDDLRGNWRITGFYGFPEGGRRRDSWNFLRHLSQISHLPWCIIGDFNDILSSDEKRGCNERPDWLIHGFQEAVLDAGLIDIELQGYQFTWFKSLGTNRAIEEKLDRALANVEWCNMFVHAKLECLTTTASDHYPLLLSWEQRILQSKPPKQFKFENSWRKLETARHQVDETNIHHFNEIRKKLDLLLIKDDIFWRQRAKTFWYRDGDLNTRYFHATASARKKKNQIVQLEDCHGNICNSTEGLKAIAKDYFIDIFQQQQGERMSVLNAVSPSISEDDNNDLTAPFTIAEFKDAVFSMEADKCPGPDGFNPGFYQHFWDLCGNDIFTAGCSWLDCGAFPPNINSTNIALIPKGESQKSMKDWRPISLCNVLYKIVAKVLSNRLKPILEKCISDNQSAFVPGRSILDNAMAAIEIIHYMKSKTRGKKGAAALTLDISKAYDCINWDFLKDMMAKMGFSQKWIGWIMLCVETVDYSIIVNGHMVGPVIPGRGLRQGDPLSPYLFIICAEGLSALIRQAENRGDLHATINEATVLKNILSVYEAASGQAINLQKSEFYCSRNVLAEVREAIANQLGVTQVLGTGKYLGLPSMIGRSKKSTFKFIKDRIWRKINSWSSRHLSQAGREIMIKSILQSIPTYVMSIFLLPSTLIDEIEKMLNSFWWGHSGNNGRGLHWLSWERLSVSKDYGGMGFKNLQAFNIAMLGKQAWNLVTKPSSLITKLLKARYFPKCDFFDSSIGHNPSYVWRSIWSSKSVVQGGCKWSIGTGENISIWEQNWLKEGMSIPIHSDMQHVGDITTVKDLMLPYSKSWDFAKICDIFDSSIVRKIMQTPLFASVCDDKLVWKMEQDDNYSVRSAYKYCVNIRGSHDRYGVAGFWNQIWRAKIPPKVKNLLWRIGRNVLPTRKRLNSRGVQCPVQCAICNDAEEDILHVLFMCMTSRRCWQRAGLWNHVNAGLNTNNNIDDNLFSILHRLDKDQQEFFSVMVWSIWKRRNNQVWDNITDSDQTVVERARHLITSWRDAQQIRSLTNTVQTVPQKMIWVKPSHGRYKCNVDASFSLTHNKVGIGMCMRDDHGRFVAARTQWVEPILDVEHGEAIGLLQALKWAVDLQLHDIDFEMDCKRVVDSLYSKRTYFSDLGAILGDCRTILASTLVNSHVKFIRRQANEVAHRLAGAATSLASFHNFIDIPTCIYDIIMNEMR
- the LOC123906768 gene encoding non-specific lipid-transfer protein-like, which produces MGKKCISLSMVVMLLGMLVTTMDASQIDDVSCSEALLSLLPCLPFLQGSGPDTPPSNCCAGANNLNQKAATTEIRRNICNCLKPAASRFGVNSDRSKQLPQLCNISLSVSFDPSIDCNSVP